In a single window of the Ruminococcus albus 7 = DSM 20455 genome:
- a CDS encoding MATE family efflux transporter → MEKNANQFLGREPISRLMKKYAVPCIISLLVGALYNIVDQIFIANASYLGSYGNAANTVVFPLTVIALAIAVMIGDGCCAFVSLSLGKGEPDKAKKSVGNSVLMTIVSSLILCAVYLIFSDGLIAMFGGTVNEETFRHSKEYFLYISLGIPFYMFGQAMNPVIRADGSPKFAMISTLAGAVLNMILDPIFIFSFKWGMMGAAIATVIGQIVTALLAIWYLCNMKLVKPAKADFKPKSDIIRKTLTLGLTSFLSQISLVAAMAAINNMIRKYGAMDSIFGQEQYAQIPMAVVGIVMKFFQIVISIVVGMAAGCIPIVGFNMGAGLKSRVRELFTKLLTAEAAVGAVALIFVEFFPRQLIGIFGAANESSYYTDFSVHAFRIYLCMMIFACVNKACFIFLQAMGKAVESTALSMIREIVFGVGFAITLPIFFGLDGVLYSMPISDILTFAVTLFLIIRTYKELSSRQTQIDIKMECRTGTR, encoded by the coding sequence ATGGAAAAAAACGCAAATCAATTCTTAGGGCGTGAGCCTATCAGCAGACTGATGAAAAAGTACGCTGTGCCGTGTATCATTTCTCTGCTTGTTGGCGCACTTTACAACATCGTTGACCAGATATTCATCGCTAATGCAAGCTATCTCGGCTCTTATGGGAATGCCGCAAATACGGTAGTATTTCCGCTGACGGTCATAGCTCTTGCTATCGCTGTTATGATCGGTGACGGCTGCTGTGCCTTTGTCAGCCTGAGTCTCGGAAAGGGCGAACCCGATAAAGCTAAGAAAAGTGTCGGTAACTCTGTTCTTATGACGATAGTCAGCAGCCTGATCCTTTGTGCGGTGTACCTGATATTCAGCGATGGGCTCATCGCTATGTTTGGCGGTACGGTCAATGAAGAAACCTTCCGCCACTCAAAGGAATACTTCTTATATATATCACTTGGAATCCCGTTCTATATGTTCGGTCAGGCTATGAACCCTGTTATCCGTGCGGACGGCAGCCCGAAATTTGCTATGATCTCCACGCTTGCGGGTGCGGTGCTGAACATGATACTTGATCCGATCTTCATCTTCTCTTTCAAATGGGGTATGATGGGAGCAGCAATCGCAACTGTTATCGGACAGATCGTGACGGCGTTGCTTGCGATATGGTATCTCTGCAACATGAAGCTCGTCAAGCCTGCAAAGGCTGATTTCAAGCCTAAAAGTGATATTATCCGCAAAACGCTGACGCTTGGACTTACGAGCTTTCTCTCGCAGATCTCCCTTGTGGCAGCAATGGCAGCAATCAATAATATGATACGCAAATACGGCGCAATGGACAGCATTTTCGGGCAGGAGCAGTATGCGCAGATACCTATGGCGGTAGTCGGCATCGTTATGAAGTTCTTCCAGATCGTTATTTCTATCGTAGTAGGTATGGCGGCAGGCTGTATCCCGATCGTCGGCTTCAATATGGGCGCAGGGCTGAAAAGCCGTGTGCGTGAGCTGTTCACCAAGCTTCTGACAGCAGAAGCGGCTGTCGGTGCGGTAGCCCTGATCTTTGTAGAGTTCTTCCCACGTCAGCTTATCGGCATATTCGGTGCAGCGAACGAGAGCAGTTATTATACCGATTTTTCGGTACACGCTTTCCGCATCTATCTCTGTATGATGATATTCGCCTGCGTGAACAAGGCTTGCTTCATCTTCCTGCAAGCTATGGGTAAGGCAGTTGAATCTACCGCGCTTTCCATGATAAGAGAGATCGTATTCGGAGTTGGCTTTGCAATTACTCTCCCCATTTTCTTTGGACTTGACGGTGTGTTGTACTCAATGCCTATATCAGATATACTGACATTTGCAGTCACTTTGTTCCTGATAATAAGAACATATAAGGAACTAAGTTCTCGGCAAACTCAAATTGACATAAAAATGGAATGTCGGACAGGTACTAGATAA
- a CDS encoding IS1595 family transposase codes for MSKRFPKPEITLDGIYSKFADESFCKDFLLDIRFEKGFACPFCGGSEYRRIRSRHLLRCKFCKADISATNGTFMHRTHIPLRLWIVTAFLIMSNKCSVSAVTLMRSLGVTYKTAWYILHRIRKAMKCREERYLLDGIVELDDTYLGAPTHGKKRGRGTEKVKMIVALSKNAAGNPEYVKMSDVPNLKGITVGRFARDNIRAGSKIESDNARSYKKPLAQKYFHVFETYDPTSGQLNWMHKVISNFKAMIMGTYHGNEKIHTALYAAEYCYKFNRRKLGNSAYLRLLAALVQ; via the coding sequence ATGTCAAAAAGATTTCCTAAACCTGAGATCACACTTGATGGGATATACTCAAAGTTCGCAGATGAAAGTTTTTGTAAGGATTTTCTGCTTGATATCCGCTTTGAAAAGGGCTTTGCCTGCCCGTTTTGCGGTGGCTCTGAGTACCGCAGGATAAGGTCACGCCACCTGCTGCGCTGCAAGTTCTGTAAAGCTGATATATCCGCCACAAACGGAACTTTTATGCACAGAACACATATTCCGCTGAGGCTGTGGATAGTCACCGCATTCCTCATTATGAGCAACAAATGCAGCGTTTCTGCTGTTACACTGATGAGGTCTTTGGGGGTGACCTACAAGACTGCATGGTACATCCTTCACCGCATCAGAAAAGCTATGAAATGCCGTGAAGAACGCTATTTGCTCGACGGGATCGTTGAACTTGATGACACGTATCTCGGTGCTCCGACTCACGGTAAAAAGCGCGGCAGAGGTACTGAAAAAGTCAAGATGATCGTAGCTTTATCGAAGAACGCAGCAGGAAATCCCGAGTACGTTAAAATGAGCGATGTGCCGAATTTAAAGGGTATAACTGTTGGTAGATTTGCCAGGGATAATATCCGCGCAGGCTCGAAGATCGAGAGTGATAATGCTCGGAGTTACAAGAAACCGTTGGCACAGAAATACTTCCATGTTTTTGAAACATATGATCCGACAAGCGGTCAGCTGAACTGGATGCATAAAGTTATATCAAACTTCAAAGCAATGATCATGGGAACTTACCACGGAAACGAAAAGATCCACACAGCGTTATATGCTGCCGAATACTGCTACAAATTCAACCGTCGTAAGCTGGGAAACAGTGCGTATTTAAGGCTTTTGGCTGCTTTGGTGCAGTGA
- a CDS encoding WG repeat-containing protein: protein MKSKRLIAITIAALMSIAITSCGGSSNEEKPEESTLAATQPESGESSETATETETASTTEPTEKIEPPADAKPLGDIISGIPASDVKSATLTEIGKIDDKEIRNYHNFLYKSITNNNIQCVDYMGNLLFDGNVDHIARLVNDNPYDTSVFPERPIDLDLYVYYLVADGDFKYCGLMDKEGNVILDANEKAGAFEAINERFIKVYFPEALTEDLNEILFKADIDTFTIMTYNNTAKYSGTVKVYDLQQRKFLENTARKTDTEYSVSDNIVTFNDDDYKLIAVTTDDKIIELEPQEDIAGDFIVKYANGVTPVLDKDRNKLFSTNYGVEKMSGTNEYYRIYDSDIGKRGLMHKSGTVIIEPKFGNIMYLNDGMFSYCNDQSSKNGLLSIDGTVLTDAVYNELTYTGIPGLFCGNENYKYDLIDEKGNIIINDAQMSFKEDFYFYHEGDVYNYLVISKPDKPLEFKSMGIYMGNHLILNKDEMAIYDLVTGEKVLEGFDNAYTAYDNIYTVKDDEITIYRAETSAE from the coding sequence ATGAAAAGCAAGAGACTGATTGCTATAACCATTGCGGCATTAATGTCAATAGCAATTACATCATGCGGAGGTAGCAGCAATGAAGAAAAGCCGGAAGAAAGCACACTAGCTGCAACTCAGCCGGAAAGTGGGGAATCCTCAGAGACTGCAACAGAAACGGAAACTGCTTCGACAACTGAACCTACTGAGAAGATAGAGCCTCCCGCTGATGCAAAGCCTCTTGGTGACATAATCTCAGGAATTCCTGCCTCTGATGTTAAGAGCGCCACTCTCACAGAAATAGGCAAAATAGATGACAAGGAGATAAGGAATTACCACAATTTCCTCTATAAAAGTATCACAAACAATAATATACAGTGCGTTGACTACATGGGCAATCTCCTATTTGATGGTAATGTTGACCATATAGCCAGACTGGTAAATGATAATCCCTATGACACTTCTGTATTTCCTGAGAGACCCATAGATCTTGACCTTTATGTTTACTATCTGGTGGCTGACGGCGATTTCAAATACTGTGGACTTATGGACAAGGAAGGCAATGTTATACTCGATGCCAATGAAAAAGCTGGCGCTTTTGAGGCGATCAATGAACGCTTTATCAAGGTGTATTTTCCAGAAGCTCTTACAGAAGACTTAAATGAGATCCTTTTCAAGGCTGATATAGACACATTCACTATCATGACATATAACAACACCGCGAAATATTCCGGAACAGTCAAGGTTTACGATCTTCAGCAGCGCAAGTTCCTTGAGAATACTGCAAGAAAGACTGATACCGAATACAGCGTAAGTGATAATATAGTCACATTCAATGATGATGACTACAAGCTGATCGCAGTTACTACTGATGATAAGATCATCGAGCTGGAACCTCAGGAGGACATAGCAGGCGACTTTATAGTTAAGTATGCAAATGGCGTTACTCCTGTTTTAGACAAAGACAGGAATAAGCTGTTCTCTACCAATTATGGTGTTGAAAAAATGAGCGGCACTAATGAGTACTACCGCATCTACGATTCAGATATCGGAAAGCGTGGTCTGATGCACAAAAGCGGTACTGTTATAATAGAGCCTAAGTTCGGCAATATCATGTACCTTAATGACGGTATGTTCAGCTATTGCAACGATCAGTCAAGCAAAAACGGACTTTTATCCATTGACGGAACTGTGCTGACTGATGCAGTTTACAATGAACTGACATATACAGGTATCCCCGGACTTTTCTGCGGAAATGAAAACTATAAGTACGACCTGATCGACGAAAAGGGCAACATCATCATCAATGATGCTCAGATGTCTTTTAAGGAGGATTTTTACTTCTACCACGAGGGCGATGTTTACAATTACCTGGTAATCAGCAAGCCCGATAAGCCGCTGGAATTCAAGTCAATGGGCATTTATATGGGAAATCATCTTATCTTGAACAAAGATGAAATGGCTATCTATGATCTTGTTACCGGCGAAAAGGTACTTGAGGGCTTTGACAATGCTTATACTGCATACGATAACATCTACACAGTCAAAGATGACGAGATAACTATCTACCGTGCAGAGACATCTGCTGAATAA